The following are from one region of the Haliaeetus albicilla chromosome 24, bHalAlb1.1, whole genome shotgun sequence genome:
- the LOC138690879 gene encoding SRSF protein kinase 3-like yields the protein MEERVQQEMLAAQHTGGHHPVREGEVFNTRYQALCKLGCGTFATVWLCQDMRRKKHVAVKVLKSREGFAEAAQDEVALLRCVSSVKKKDRAGENIVCLLDDFRMIGENGFHACLVFEALGPSLRCLMGNYAAQGLPLPFVKKSLQQVLAGLHFLHKRCRIIHADIKPENILLYGRDKSLQRLLPAMLDCDQRRELGLKGAGGDLGNGLEESDLMSIEVKIADLGSACWTYKPFSKEIQTQPYRALEVLLGLDYGTPADIWSTGCLAFEMATGECLFDPQPGKYFSRDDDHVARIIELLGRIPPQIAFSWNKSTKFFSRPGALLRISRLSPRSLHSILAERHHWTKHEVTPFTSFLLPALQYAPDRRATAAQCLQHAWLSGP from the exons ATGGAAGAGCGGGtgcagcaggagatgctggcagcCCAGCACACAG GAGGCCACCACCCGGTGCGGGAAGGAGAGGTGTTCAACACGCGATACCAGGCTCTGTGCAAGCTGGGCTGCGGCACCTTTGCCACCGTCTGGCTGTGCCAGGACATGAG GAGGAAGAAACACGTAGCCGTGAAGGTCCTGAAAAGCAGGGAAGGCTTTGCTGAGGCTGCCCAGGACGAGGTCGCTCTCCTCCGCTGT GTGAGCAGTGTGAAGAAGAAGGACCGGGCAGGAGAAAACATTGTCTGTTTGTTAGACGACTTCAGAATGATTGGAGAGAACGGCTTCCAT GCCTGCTTGGTATTTGAGGCGTTGGGTCCTTCCCTGCGATGTCTGATGGGTAACTACGCAGCCCAGGGACTGCCTTTGCCTTTTGTGAAAAAATCTTTACAGCAG gtgctggcagggctgcactTTCTGCACAAGCGCTGCCGCATCATCCACGCGGACATCAAACCGGAGAACATCTTGCTGTACGGACGTGACAAAAGCCTCCAAAGGCTTCTGCCTGCTATGCTTGACTGCGACCAGAGAAGAGAGTTGGGGCTAAAAGGAGCAG GAGGTGATCTTGGCAACGGATTAGAAGAATCTGATTTAATGAGCATAGAAGTGAAAATTGCAGATCTGGGCAGTGCGTGCTGGACA taCAAGCCTTTTTCCAAGGAGATACAGACCCAGCCATACCGTGCCCTGGAAGTGCTTCTTGGATTAGACTATGGCACTCCTGCAGATATCTGGAGCACGGGCTGCCTG GCATTTGAAATGGCAACTGGGGAGTGTCTATTTGATCCTCAACCTGGGAAATATTTCTCCAGAGATGATG ATCACGTTGCTCGTATTATTGAGCTCTTGGGAAGAATTCCTCCTCAAATTGCTTTCTCCTGGAACAAGTCAACAAAATTTTTCAGCAGGCCAG GTGCCCTTCTGCGGATCTCCAGACTGTCCCCCCGCAGTCTCCACAGCATCCTGGCGGAGAGACACCACTGGACAAAACACGAGGTTACTCCCTTCACCAGCTTCCTCCTCCCCGCGCTGCAGTACGCGCCCGACCGCCGCGCCACAGCCGCCCAGTGCCTGCAGCACGCCTGGCTCAGCGGCCCGTGA